In the Pseudoalteromonas undina genome, one interval contains:
- the panC gene encoding pantoate--beta-alanine ligase, translating into MQSITEIKSLRSQVKAWRQAGLSVALVPTMGNLHRGHFSLVEKAKTLADKVVVSIFVNPMQFGANEDLDSYPRTLDADKQGLADLETDILFIPSVETIYPNGLGVQSFVDVPGISMGYCGGSRPGHFKGVATVVTKLFNLVQPDYACFGEKDFQQLQVVKTMATDLSIPVEIIGVPTMREVSGLAMSSRNGYLSTEERQTAPVLFNTLKHCAQQLENGNKDFATLESEAKSALEDAGLKPDYFSIAQRDTLKAATLEDTRFVILAAAFLGSVRLIDNIQVEV; encoded by the coding sequence ATGCAGTCAATCACTGAAATTAAATCATTACGCAGTCAAGTTAAAGCTTGGCGCCAGGCAGGTTTAAGCGTGGCGCTCGTGCCTACTATGGGTAATCTACACCGTGGTCATTTTTCACTGGTAGAAAAAGCAAAAACACTGGCCGACAAAGTGGTCGTGAGTATTTTTGTTAACCCAATGCAATTTGGCGCTAACGAAGATTTAGACAGCTATCCGCGTACTCTAGATGCTGATAAACAAGGGCTAGCCGATCTTGAAACAGATATTTTGTTTATCCCCAGTGTAGAAACTATTTATCCTAATGGTTTAGGCGTGCAAAGCTTTGTTGATGTACCTGGTATTTCAATGGGGTATTGTGGCGGTTCACGCCCAGGTCACTTTAAAGGCGTAGCAACTGTTGTTACTAAGCTATTTAATTTAGTACAACCTGATTACGCTTGCTTTGGTGAAAAAGACTTTCAGCAGCTACAAGTTGTTAAAACTATGGCCACTGATTTATCGATACCAGTAGAAATTATTGGTGTACCCACCATGCGTGAAGTTAGCGGCCTTGCCATGAGCTCTCGTAATGGGTATTTATCAACTGAGGAAAGACAAACCGCCCCTGTTTTATTTAACACCTTAAAACACTGTGCGCAGCAACTAGAAAACGGTAATAAAGACTTTGCCACACTGGAAAGTGAAGCGAAGAGCGCATTAGAAGACGCGGGCCTAAAACCAGATTATTTTTCGATAGCTCAACGAGATACATTAAAAGCTGCTACACTCGAAGATACACGATTTGTAATTTTAGCTGCCGCCTTTTTAGGTAGTGTTAGATTAATCGACAATATTCAGGTTGAAGTTTAA
- the panB gene encoding 3-methyl-2-oxobutanoate hydroxymethyltransferase — MSKITVSTLNKMKAESNKITALTAYDASFAKLFHDNGVDVVLVGDSLGMVLQGGDDTLAVTNQEIAYHTRCVRAGSRDLFVIADLPFMTYANPSDACKNAAELMRAGANMVKLEGGEWLHDSIKSLTQQGIPVCGHLGLTPQSVHVFGGFKIQGREEAQAQKIIADAKALEAAGAQLLVLECIPSALAKRVTESLSIPTIGIGAGNVTDGQILVMHDLVGISAGYIPKFSKNFLLETGNMPAAVKKYCNDVKSGVFPSAEHEFK, encoded by the coding sequence ATGTCTAAAATAACCGTTTCAACTTTGAATAAAATGAAGGCTGAAAGTAATAAGATCACTGCGTTAACAGCATACGATGCTAGTTTTGCTAAGTTATTTCATGATAACGGCGTTGATGTTGTTTTAGTTGGTGATTCTTTGGGTATGGTATTACAAGGTGGCGACGACACCTTAGCGGTTACAAACCAAGAAATTGCCTACCATACTCGCTGTGTGCGCGCGGGAAGCCGTGACTTATTTGTTATAGCTGACTTACCGTTTATGACCTACGCAAACCCAAGCGACGCATGTAAAAATGCTGCAGAGCTGATGCGTGCTGGTGCTAATATGGTCAAACTTGAAGGCGGTGAATGGCTGCATGACAGTATTAAATCGCTAACCCAACAAGGTATCCCGGTATGTGGCCATTTGGGGCTTACACCGCAATCAGTGCATGTATTCGGTGGTTTTAAAATCCAAGGCCGTGAAGAAGCTCAAGCACAAAAAATTATTGCCGATGCAAAAGCATTAGAAGCGGCAGGCGCACAACTACTGGTGCTTGAATGTATTCCAAGTGCCTTAGCAAAACGCGTTACAGAGTCATTGAGCATCCCTACAATCGGGATTGGTGCCGGTAATGTAACCGATGGCCAAATTTTGGTTATGCATGACTTGGTGGGCATTTCTGCAGGTTATATTCCTAAATTTTCAAAAAACTTTTTACTCGAAACAGGCAATATGCCTGCTGCTGTTAAAAAGTATTGTAACGATGTCAAAAGCGGCGTATTCCCAAGCGCTGAACACGAGTTTAAATAA
- the folK gene encoding 2-amino-4-hydroxy-6-hydroxymethyldihydropteridine diphosphokinase: MQRVYLGLGANLNSPKKQLDNAVIALESLPNSEFIACSHYYASRPMGPQDQPDYVNAVACINTSLEPEQLLDLTQAIELEHGRVRKAERWGARTLDIDILLFGEHILNTERLTVPHYGLTEREFVVYPLQEIAPELILPSGASIQQIANTLPLNDLQQLPR, encoded by the coding sequence ATGCAACGTGTCTATTTGGGGTTAGGTGCAAACCTTAACAGCCCTAAAAAACAACTTGATAACGCTGTTATTGCACTTGAAAGCTTGCCAAACAGCGAATTTATAGCCTGCTCGCATTATTATGCGAGCAGGCCTATGGGACCACAAGATCAACCCGATTATGTGAATGCTGTCGCCTGTATTAACACTTCACTTGAGCCAGAGCAACTACTCGATTTAACCCAAGCCATTGAGCTGGAACATGGGCGAGTTAGAAAGGCCGAGCGCTGGGGCGCACGCACATTGGATATTGATATTTTATTATTTGGTGAACACATTTTAAATACCGAACGTTTAACCGTACCTCATTACGGATTAACTGAGCGAGAATTTGTTGTTTACCCACTGCAAGAAATTGCACCAGAACTGATTTTACCTAGCGGCGCATCTATCCAACAGATAGCAAATACCCTACCGCTTAACGACTTACAACAATTACCACGGTAA
- the pcnB gene encoding polynucleotide adenylyltransferase PcnB: MGPSANNENVAISSEPLVIPRGEHGISRKQFSPNAIKVLYRLKDGGYDAYLVGGCIRDVLLGQQPKDFDVVTNATPEQVKKLFRNCRLIGRRFRLAHIVFGREIIEVATMRGHHEAQEDKNQISQSSEHGQLLRDNVFGSIEEDAERRDFSINALYYSINDFCVYDYANGLAAIKAKQIELIGDPETRYREDPVRMLRAVRFATKLDMQIAPASEKPITELASLLDNIPPARLFEEILKLFLNGKAQQNFIMLRQYGLFKSLFPELDRILDKKPGGLEETFIKQMFANTDIRINADKKVTPAFVFAALLWFPLIERTEKIRRQEQLSEYDAFAQAINKVLSENAQHIAVPKRFTLGARDIWHIQQRLDKRAGQRAYRLTQQPRFKAAYDFLLLRVDAGETEHTELAQWWTQYLGQDINGQKEMVRELGHQGGPKPRKRPRRRTTKKPTE; the protein is encoded by the coding sequence ATCGGCCCAAGTGCCAATAACGAAAATGTCGCAATCAGCAGTGAGCCGTTAGTGATCCCTAGAGGTGAGCATGGTATTTCTCGCAAACAATTTAGCCCAAATGCAATCAAAGTACTCTACCGCCTAAAAGATGGTGGCTATGATGCTTACTTAGTTGGTGGTTGCATTCGCGATGTATTGTTAGGTCAACAGCCTAAAGATTTTGATGTTGTAACCAATGCCACTCCTGAGCAAGTAAAAAAACTGTTTCGTAACTGTCGCTTAATTGGTCGTCGCTTTCGTTTAGCGCACATTGTTTTTGGCCGTGAGATTATTGAAGTGGCTACAATGCGCGGCCATCACGAAGCACAAGAAGATAAAAATCAAATTAGTCAGTCAAGTGAGCACGGGCAACTTCTTCGCGATAACGTATTTGGCAGTATTGAAGAAGATGCAGAACGTCGTGATTTTTCAATCAACGCTTTGTACTACTCAATTAATGATTTTTGTGTTTACGATTACGCAAATGGCTTAGCCGCTATCAAAGCAAAACAAATTGAGTTAATTGGCGATCCTGAAACACGCTACCGTGAAGATCCGGTACGTATGCTCCGCGCAGTGCGCTTTGCCACTAAGTTAGATATGCAAATAGCACCAGCAAGCGAAAAACCGATTACCGAATTAGCGAGCTTGCTTGATAATATTCCGCCAGCGCGTTTATTTGAAGAAATACTCAAGCTATTTTTAAACGGCAAAGCACAGCAAAACTTTATAATGCTGCGTCAGTACGGTTTATTTAAATCGTTATTTCCTGAGCTAGACCGTATTTTAGATAAAAAACCAGGCGGACTTGAAGAAACCTTCATAAAGCAGATGTTTGCAAACACCGACATACGTATTAATGCAGATAAGAAAGTAACTCCTGCATTCGTATTTGCAGCATTATTGTGGTTCCCACTGATTGAACGAACTGAAAAAATTCGACGCCAAGAGCAACTATCAGAATACGATGCATTTGCTCAAGCAATTAATAAAGTACTTAGTGAGAATGCCCAACATATTGCCGTACCAAAACGCTTTACTTTAGGTGCTCGTGATATTTGGCATATTCAACAACGCTTAGATAAACGTGCTGGCCAACGTGCCTATCGTTTAACACAGCAGCCGCGCTTTAAAGCCGCTTATGATTTTTTATTATTGCGTGTTGATGCTGGTGAAACTGAGCATACAGAGCTGGCACAGTGGTGGACACAGTACTTAGGCCAAGATATTAATGGCCAAAAAGAAATGGTGCGAGAGCTTGGTCATCAAGGCGGTCCAAAACCACGTAAGCGACCTCGCCGTCGTACCACAAAAAAGCCTACTGAGTAA
- the gluQRS gene encoding tRNA glutamyl-Q(34) synthetase GluQRS, producing the protein MSSTAVTAQVSNYRGRFAPSPSGPLHFGSLVAAVGSYLDAKTNQGKWLVRIEDIDTTRVVKGAATDILNTLEAYNLNWDENVVYQTQRLTIYQDAVHSLSQQQLIYACQCSRKQIKALGGIYQGQCKHSQLSEQGHALRLTQCHATVDYKDLIQGHIDVDPALAHEDYIIKRSDGLFAYQLVVVVDDIEQGINRIVRGADLIEPTARQISLFKQLNCAIPEFAHLPLAVAKPGFKLSKQNYAPAICKQNPKPTLIAVFKFLGLPVHEQLMDLTCEQLLAWGVAHFNLSLVPAKREIQI; encoded by the coding sequence ATGTCTTCTACAGCCGTTACTGCGCAAGTATCTAACTATCGCGGCCGATTTGCACCGTCTCCGTCAGGACCGTTACATTTTGGCTCACTTGTGGCGGCTGTAGGTAGCTACCTTGATGCAAAAACTAACCAAGGAAAGTGGTTAGTTCGCATTGAAGATATAGACACCACTCGCGTTGTAAAAGGCGCCGCCACCGATATCCTAAATACCTTAGAAGCCTACAACCTCAATTGGGATGAAAACGTTGTGTATCAAACACAGCGTCTTACTATTTACCAAGATGCCGTTCACTCTCTGTCACAACAACAGCTTATTTATGCCTGCCAATGCTCTCGTAAGCAAATAAAAGCCCTCGGCGGTATTTATCAAGGGCAATGTAAACACAGCCAACTAAGTGAGCAAGGTCATGCCCTACGTTTAACTCAATGCCATGCGACTGTTGATTATAAAGACCTTATTCAAGGACATATTGACGTTGATCCAGCTCTCGCTCATGAAGATTACATAATAAAACGTAGTGACGGTTTATTTGCCTATCAACTCGTGGTGGTGGTTGATGACATTGAGCAAGGGATCAACCGAATTGTACGAGGCGCTGATTTAATTGAACCGACTGCGCGTCAAATTAGTTTATTTAAACAACTAAATTGCGCTATTCCGGAATTTGCTCATTTGCCTTTGGCAGTAGCAAAACCAGGGTTTAAACTGTCTAAGCAAAATTACGCCCCTGCAATTTGCAAACAAAATCCAAAACCAACTTTAATAGCTGTATTTAAATTTTTAGGCTTGCCAGTACATGAGCAACTAATGGATTTAACCTGCGAACAATTACTCGCTTGGGGCGTGGCGCATTTTAACTTAAGCCTTGTTCCTGCTAAGCGCGAAATACAGATTTAA
- the dksA gene encoding RNA polymerase-binding protein DksA, translating to MPDQKRHGLLAQAGLEPYQEKPGEEYMNDAQRAHFKTILETWRNDLRNEVDRTKSHMQDEAANFPDPVDRAAQEEEFSLELRTRDRERKLIKKIEKTIILIKEDEFGFCESCGIEIGIRRLEARPTADLCVDCKTLAEIKEKQSGRG from the coding sequence ATGCCAGACCAAAAAAGACATGGTTTATTGGCTCAAGCCGGTTTAGAACCATACCAAGAAAAACCGGGTGAAGAGTACATGAATGATGCACAACGTGCTCATTTTAAAACAATTTTAGAAACTTGGCGTAATGATTTACGTAACGAAGTTGATCGTACCAAATCACACATGCAAGATGAAGCTGCTAACTTTCCTGATCCCGTTGACCGTGCAGCACAAGAAGAAGAGTTCTCATTAGAGCTTCGAACGCGTGACCGCGAGCGCAAATTAATTAAAAAAATTGAAAAAACAATTATATTAATTAAAGAAGACGAATTTGGCTTTTGTGAATCTTGTGGTATTGAAATTGGCATTCGCCGCTTAGAAGCGCGCCCTACTGCTGATTTATGTGTAGATTGTAAAACACTTGCTGAAATTAAAGAAAAGCAATCTGGACGCGGCTAA
- the sfsA gene encoding DNA/RNA nuclease SfsA — MKYTPPLQSATLLKRYKRFLADLELSDGSTFTAHCANTGKMTGCADSGFNAFYSTSSNTKRKYPQSLELTQNNLSQLICVNTAVANKVVEEAINAEVIKELTGYQQVQSEVKYGSENSRIDFLLTHNNKANCYVEVKSVTLLSEEHPQSGQGYFPDAQTVRGQKHIRELIEMVKQGHRAVLLFAVLHQGITQVSAAAHIDSTYAQLLSEAIEQGVEVLAYKARISASEVTLVEKVAFVE; from the coding sequence ATGAAGTACACACCGCCATTACAATCTGCTACGTTATTAAAACGTTACAAACGCTTTTTAGCTGATTTAGAGCTCAGTGATGGCAGCACTTTTACCGCTCACTGTGCTAATACGGGGAAAATGACGGGCTGTGCTGACTCTGGTTTTAATGCCTTTTATTCCACCAGCAGTAACACCAAACGAAAGTACCCACAGTCATTAGAGCTGACGCAAAATAACTTATCACAGCTTATTTGTGTAAATACAGCCGTTGCTAATAAAGTAGTAGAGGAGGCGATTAATGCTGAAGTAATTAAAGAGCTAACAGGCTATCAACAAGTCCAAAGTGAAGTGAAATATGGCAGTGAAAACAGCCGCATCGACTTTTTACTTACCCACAACAATAAAGCCAATTGCTATGTTGAAGTTAAATCAGTCACGCTGCTGAGTGAAGAGCATCCACAAAGCGGCCAAGGTTACTTCCCAGATGCGCAAACAGTTCGTGGGCAAAAGCATATTCGTGAATTAATCGAAATGGTAAAACAAGGGCATCGTGCGGTGTTACTATTTGCGGTGCTACATCAAGGGATCACACAAGTGAGTGCGGCGGCACATATAGATTCAACCTATGCACAATTACTTAGCGAAGCGATTGAGCAAGGCGTAGAAGTATTAGCTTATAAAGCCCGTATTTCTGCCAGTGAAGTAACTTTGGTTGAGAAAGTAGCATTTGTTGAGTAA
- the pepB gene encoding aminopeptidase PepB — MSEKFVVQLSEQSAPGHWGESASLSFNEHGATVHLSEQETLKNVQKAGRTIASQGIKSVVLEGDVWCTESQWAFYQGFVSPKVLHGVEFVDNAQSDLKELADLKASATWAREMVNGTADDIYPESLAEKAAEFIQSLAPEHVSYQIIKGDALLEQQWIGIHAVGRGSERPPVLLELDYNPTGDDNAPVSAALVGKGITFDSGGYSIKSSEGMLGMKCDMGGAATVTAGLALAINHGVEKRIKLFLCCAENLISGHAYKLGDILTYKNGTSVEIVNTDAEGRLVLADGLMAAGETGAPLIIDAATLTGAALVAVGQEYNALFALDKELVREVEDFASQEMEAAWPLPLEKWHQQNCPSPYADTANSRAQKGGGYGGASNAAGFLSRFVPNDGKGWVHIDLAAAFNMGGGTSQWASGATTQGMRTVARTLLEKA; from the coding sequence ATGAGTGAAAAATTTGTTGTTCAATTAAGCGAGCAGTCGGCACCAGGACACTGGGGCGAAAGTGCGTCACTATCTTTTAACGAACACGGCGCAACGGTTCATTTATCTGAGCAAGAAACATTAAAAAACGTGCAAAAAGCAGGTCGTACTATTGCCAGCCAAGGCATTAAAAGTGTTGTGCTTGAAGGCGATGTTTGGTGTACAGAGAGCCAATGGGCCTTTTATCAAGGCTTTGTATCACCAAAAGTACTGCACGGTGTTGAGTTTGTTGATAATGCACAATCTGATTTAAAAGAACTTGCTGATTTAAAAGCTTCAGCAACGTGGGCACGTGAAATGGTTAACGGCACCGCCGATGACATTTACCCAGAGAGCCTAGCAGAAAAAGCGGCTGAATTTATTCAATCACTGGCACCAGAACATGTTAGCTACCAAATAATAAAAGGCGATGCGCTATTAGAGCAGCAATGGATTGGTATTCATGCTGTAGGTCGTGGTAGTGAACGCCCACCAGTGTTACTTGAGCTTGATTACAATCCAACTGGCGATGATAACGCACCAGTAAGCGCTGCACTTGTAGGTAAAGGTATTACGTTTGACTCAGGTGGTTACTCAATTAAGTCTAGCGAAGGCATGTTAGGCATGAAATGCGACATGGGCGGAGCGGCAACAGTTACCGCAGGTTTAGCATTGGCCATTAACCATGGTGTAGAAAAGCGTATTAAGCTGTTTTTATGTTGTGCAGAGAACTTAATTTCCGGTCATGCATACAAACTAGGTGACATTCTTACCTACAAAAATGGCACAAGCGTTGAAATTGTAAACACGGATGCTGAAGGTCGTTTAGTATTAGCTGATGGCCTAATGGCGGCAGGTGAGACAGGTGCACCACTTATTATTGACGCAGCAACATTAACTGGCGCAGCCCTTGTTGCCGTTGGTCAAGAATACAACGCGTTATTTGCCCTTGATAAAGAGTTAGTGCGTGAAGTAGAAGACTTTGCATCACAAGAAATGGAAGCCGCTTGGCCATTACCGCTTGAAAAGTGGCATCAACAAAACTGCCCATCACCGTATGCAGATACAGCAAACAGCCGTGCACAAAAAGGCGGTGGTTATGGTGGAGCTTCAAATGCAGCAGGTTTCTTATCTCGCTTTGTGCCAAACGATGGCAAAGGTTGGGTACACATTGATTTAGCGGCTGCATTTAATATGGGTGGTGGCACTAGTCAGTGGGCTTCAGGTGCAACTACCCAAGGTATGCGTACAGTAGCGCGCACCTTGCTTGAAAAGGCCTAA
- a CDS encoding phosphoribosyltransferase yields MSEKCYITAQQLLEDSFRVAAQVYKDGFRPDFIIGIWRGGAPIGIAVQEYYDYKGIETDHIAVRTSSYYGIGKQSKEIKVHGLHYIVENANAGDSLLIVDDVFDSGRSIVALKEKLSELMRLNLPSDIRIACPYYKPKNSKVDTVPDYYIHESEEWLVFPHELSGLTPDEIIEGKSDLAKIHDILLEK; encoded by the coding sequence ATGTCAGAAAAGTGCTATATCACGGCTCAACAATTACTTGAAGATTCATTCCGCGTAGCGGCACAAGTGTATAAAGATGGCTTTCGTCCAGATTTTATTATTGGTATATGGCGCGGTGGTGCTCCAATCGGGATCGCAGTTCAAGAATATTATGACTACAAAGGCATAGAGACCGATCATATTGCGGTGCGTACGTCGTCTTATTACGGTATTGGCAAGCAATCAAAAGAAATCAAAGTACATGGTTTACACTACATTGTTGAAAACGCGAATGCGGGTGATTCATTATTGATTGTGGATGATGTGTTTGACTCAGGTCGGAGTATTGTGGCGCTAAAAGAGAAGCTTTCTGAACTAATGCGCTTAAACTTACCGAGTGATATTCGTATTGCTTGTCCATACTACAAGCCAAAAAACTCAAAAGTAGATACAGTGCCTGATTACTACATTCATGAGTCTGAAGAATGGTTAGTATTCCCGCATGAATTATCAGGGTTAACGCCAGATGAAATTATTGAAGGCAAATCTGATTTAGCTAAAATCCACGATATTTTACTTGAAAAATAA
- a CDS encoding Crp/Fnr family transcriptional regulator translates to MFQYHFSSYLVEQLLTFAGSSYQQSKKEILIQQDQPLTKLVLVRSGTVSFSYDVGNGRRLLLGQLDCNNTLIGEIEALNNNPCIYTVTCFSDVTYNLIELKHWRSLLLDKPELSLYTAQTIAAKFQENQKINLDKLLLPLSYNIAKDCLLRAENNNPTLLRAYPTVNAEAERFATTERAYRRVVSELVEKNLVQRSTQGLQAVDIPKLSDYVDSFAQL, encoded by the coding sequence ATGTTTCAATACCATTTTTCCAGTTACCTTGTTGAACAGCTGCTGACATTTGCCGGCAGTAGTTATCAGCAATCAAAAAAAGAAATATTAATACAGCAAGACCAACCACTCACTAAGTTGGTATTGGTGCGAAGTGGTACTGTATCGTTTAGTTACGATGTAGGAAATGGCCGACGTCTGCTACTTGGCCAGCTCGACTGTAACAACACCTTGATTGGCGAAATTGAAGCACTGAATAATAACCCGTGTATTTACACAGTAACTTGCTTCAGTGATGTCACGTATAATCTTATTGAGCTAAAGCATTGGCGCTCATTATTGCTCGATAAACCAGAACTGAGCCTATACACGGCGCAAACCATTGCCGCTAAGTTTCAAGAAAATCAAAAGATTAACTTAGATAAACTGTTACTTCCCTTAAGCTACAACATTGCTAAAGATTGCTTATTACGTGCGGAGAATAACAACCCCACTTTATTGCGTGCTTATCCTACGGTAAATGCAGAAGCAGAGCGCTTTGCAACCACTGAACGTGCATACCGACGGGTAGTGAGTGAGTTAGTAGAAAAAAACCTAGTGCAACGAAGCACTCAAGGGCTGCAAGCTGTCGATATTCCTAAACTCAGTGACTATGTAGATAGCTTTGCACAGCTTTAA
- a CDS encoding YgjV family protein → MSWEYLGYLASVLLVISLTMTDVTKLRWFNLLGCIAFTFYGTAIGSVPVAFTNGLLALVNIYHIIKLYRQSRADTKKG, encoded by the coding sequence TTGAGTTGGGAATATTTAGGTTATTTAGCATCCGTTTTACTAGTTATTTCTTTGACCATGACCGATGTAACCAAACTGCGTTGGTTTAATTTATTGGGCTGTATTGCGTTTACTTTTTACGGTACAGCAATCGGTTCTGTACCGGTGGCATTTACTAATGGCTTGTTAGCTCTGGTCAATATATATCACATTATTAAGTTATATCGTCAGTCTAGGGCTGATACAAAAAAGGGTTAA
- a CDS encoding amidohydrolase has product MQLIKLIKPILLASLCAVTSVAIAQTKVIYNANGYSPLYKGKMRHGEVNTFTTLVIKDGKVVKTGPDSLKNSFPGATLIDAKGKTLLPGLIDAHGHVIGLGNNLSQLDVRGAKSVDEVIAKLKEFAKGKEGWIIGRGWNQELWSNTRFPTATDLDKVVNDRPVILSRVDGHAIWVNSKALELANINADTPAPAGGEIIKGEFGKPTGIFIDKAETLITQHMPVTSAQSVSDALDAAGKHLLSLGITSTHDAGIDKTTWQVYKQRAELGTLPLRIVAMLSAASPDLNMMLKAGRYQDAQDFLSIRSVKIYADGALGSRGAALIEEYADRANHFGLMLETQQKLEQLFTLTFKSGFSANTHAIGDRANKIVLDAYQNVFKQTGGILLRNRMEHAQIVSPEDIPRFKTLKIIPSMQPVHATSDMHMAEQRLTDKQLQGAYAWQTFLDQGSTIAAGSDYPVELANPFDGLYSAITRMDHNQLPENGWRASEVLSREDALRAFTLGGAYAAHQEFKVGSLEQGKWADFILVDQDYFKVPIEQLYKTQVLQTWIAGKLRYQKDSAKSE; this is encoded by the coding sequence ATGCAACTGATAAAACTAATAAAACCAATATTGCTAGCAAGCCTTTGTGCCGTCACTAGCGTGGCAATAGCACAAACTAAAGTCATTTATAACGCCAATGGCTACTCACCTTTGTATAAAGGAAAAATGCGCCATGGCGAAGTAAACACATTTACAACCTTAGTTATAAAAGATGGCAAAGTAGTTAAAACAGGTCCAGACAGCTTGAAAAATAGCTTTCCGGGTGCAACGCTAATTGACGCGAAAGGCAAAACCCTACTCCCAGGGCTCATTGATGCGCATGGACATGTCATCGGGCTAGGTAATAATTTGTCGCAACTTGATGTGCGCGGTGCAAAGTCGGTAGATGAAGTAATCGCTAAACTCAAGGAATTTGCCAAAGGTAAAGAAGGTTGGATCATTGGTCGAGGCTGGAACCAAGAGCTATGGTCAAATACTCGCTTTCCTACGGCCACTGACTTAGACAAAGTCGTTAACGATCGCCCTGTTATTTTATCGCGAGTAGATGGTCACGCCATTTGGGTTAACTCAAAAGCATTAGAACTTGCCAATATTAACGCTGACACACCAGCCCCAGCTGGCGGAGAAATTATAAAAGGTGAGTTTGGTAAACCTACCGGCATTTTTATTGATAAAGCAGAAACCTTAATTACTCAACATATGCCTGTAACGTCTGCACAATCGGTCAGTGATGCATTAGATGCCGCAGGTAAACACTTACTAAGCCTAGGCATTACCTCAACTCATGATGCAGGTATTGATAAAACCACATGGCAAGTTTACAAACAACGCGCCGAGTTAGGCACATTACCGCTTAGAATTGTAGCGATGTTAAGTGCAGCAAGCCCAGATTTAAACATGATGCTTAAAGCCGGTCGTTATCAAGATGCGCAGGACTTTTTATCTATCCGCAGTGTAAAAATTTATGCTGATGGGGCATTAGGGTCACGTGGTGCTGCGCTTATTGAAGAATACGCTGATAGAGCCAACCATTTTGGCCTTATGCTTGAAACCCAACAAAAGCTAGAGCAATTATTTACCCTGACTTTTAAAAGTGGTTTTAGCGCTAACACACATGCAATTGGCGATAGAGCAAATAAAATTGTGCTAGATGCCTATCAAAATGTATTTAAACAAACCGGTGGCATACTACTGCGCAATCGTATGGAGCATGCACAAATAGTCTCGCCAGAGGATATCCCGCGCTTTAAAACCCTGAAAATAATTCCATCTATGCAACCTGTGCATGCCACATCAGACATGCATATGGCTGAGCAGCGTTTAACCGACAAACAACTACAAGGCGCTTATGCTTGGCAAACATTTTTAGACCAAGGTTCAACGATTGCGGCGGGATCTGATTACCCTGTCGAACTAGCGAACCCATTTGATGGTTTATATTCTGCGATAACGCGCATGGATCATAATCAACTGCCTGAAAACGGTTGGCGCGCCAGTGAGGTATTGAGCAGAGAAGATGCATTACGTGCGTTTACCCTTGGCGGCGCGTATGCAGCGCATCAAGAGTTTAAAGTAGGTAGTTTAGAGCAAGGTAAATGGGCTGACTTTATACTGGTTGATCAAGACTACTTTAAAGTGCCTATTGAGCAGCTTTATAAAACTCAGGTATTGCAAACGTGGATAGCAGGTAAATTACGCTACCAAAAAGATTCAGCAAAGTCTGAGTAA
- a CDS encoding energy transducer TonB — protein sequence MKPLYLTIPLTLLLCACSATSPENKVVEKIDYIDLSSAELRDSGKDYWNIFKRVEPLYPIEAAKKGLAGCVELVTMINQEGKAQGYKILSSYPQKLFDKAAAKSLNLWKWLPAENNKNKQPILTHIRMDFMLESKDVSKKYLKNCPPTEEKFLVKGKVYKRTL from the coding sequence ATGAAACCACTTTACCTCACAATTCCGTTAACATTACTTCTCTGCGCATGTAGTGCAACATCACCTGAGAATAAGGTTGTTGAAAAAATAGACTATATTGATTTGTCAAGCGCAGAACTTCGTGATTCGGGAAAAGATTACTGGAATATTTTTAAAAGAGTGGAGCCTTTATACCCCATTGAAGCTGCTAAAAAAGGGCTTGCAGGGTGTGTTGAGCTCGTAACTATGATTAATCAGGAAGGAAAGGCGCAAGGCTATAAAATACTTTCTTCATACCCTCAAAAGCTATTTGATAAAGCAGCCGCAAAATCCCTCAATTTATGGAAATGGCTTCCGGCTGAAAATAATAAAAATAAACAACCCATTCTTACGCACATTAGAATGGATTTTATGCTTGAATCTAAAGACGTTAGTAAAAAATATTTGAAAAACTGCCCCCCCACCGAAGAAAAATTTTTGGTAAAAGGAAAAGTATATAAACGTACTTTATAA